A section of the Gloeobacter violaceus PCC 7421 genome encodes:
- a CDS encoding DASH family cryptochrome codes for MSTKTVLVWYRNDLRVHDHEPLTSALHKNARVVALYCFDPRQFGKAPFGFEKTGPFRARFLLESVADLRRSLRQLGSDLLVRRGHPEEVIPALVSELEIAAVHYHGEVTSEELVVERDLQAALAPLNVPVRSFWGTTLVHPDDLPFAIEAIPELFTDFRKQVERSAAINPPLPAPAKLPPLPAVDPGEIPQLADLGLESPVTDERAVLQFKGGETSGLARLEEYFWQKSLLKSYKQTRNGMLGADYSSKFSAWLALGCLSARYIHEQVQTYETKRIKNDSTYWLIFELLWRDYFRFIAAKHGDRLFYTAGLRGLDIPWKEDWERFELWRTGQTGFPLVDANMRELAATGFMSNRGRQNVASFLTKNLGIHWHMGAEWFESRLIDYDVASNWGNWNYTAGVGNDARGFRFFNILKQARDYDPDGAYVKHWLPELAGLPPARVHEPWKLLPVEQKRFGVRLGVDYPQPVVDLFQSAAANEAIYNAAWEHHHRKRRGQPRSRT; via the coding sequence ATGTCTACCAAAACTGTCCTTGTCTGGTACCGCAACGACCTGCGCGTGCACGACCACGAGCCGCTCACCAGCGCGCTGCACAAAAATGCCAGGGTCGTGGCGCTGTATTGTTTCGATCCGCGGCAGTTCGGCAAAGCCCCCTTCGGTTTTGAGAAGACCGGGCCTTTTCGCGCCCGGTTTTTGCTCGAAAGTGTCGCGGATCTGCGCCGTTCGCTGAGGCAACTGGGAAGCGACCTGCTGGTGCGCCGGGGCCATCCCGAGGAGGTGATCCCAGCACTGGTAAGCGAGTTGGAGATTGCGGCCGTCCACTACCACGGCGAGGTCACTTCTGAAGAACTCGTGGTCGAGCGGGATCTTCAGGCAGCGCTCGCGCCTTTGAACGTGCCGGTGCGTTCGTTCTGGGGAACAACCCTGGTGCACCCGGATGACTTGCCCTTCGCTATCGAGGCGATCCCTGAACTATTTACGGATTTTCGCAAGCAGGTCGAGCGCTCCGCCGCCATCAACCCGCCCCTGCCCGCCCCTGCGAAGCTGCCGCCCTTGCCTGCAGTCGATCCCGGCGAGATCCCGCAACTGGCGGATTTGGGTCTTGAAAGCCCGGTCACAGACGAACGGGCTGTGCTGCAATTCAAAGGCGGCGAGACATCGGGGCTCGCTCGCCTCGAAGAATACTTTTGGCAAAAAAGTTTGCTCAAGTCCTACAAACAGACCCGCAATGGCATGCTCGGGGCCGATTATTCTTCAAAGTTTTCAGCCTGGCTCGCCCTGGGGTGCCTCTCCGCCCGCTATATCCACGAGCAGGTGCAGACCTACGAGACAAAGCGCATCAAGAACGATTCGACCTACTGGCTTATTTTCGAACTGCTTTGGCGCGATTACTTTCGCTTTATCGCCGCCAAGCACGGGGATCGGTTGTTTTACACTGCGGGCCTTCGGGGACTGGACATTCCCTGGAAAGAGGACTGGGAGCGCTTTGAACTGTGGCGGACGGGCCAAACCGGCTTTCCGCTGGTCGATGCCAACATGCGCGAACTGGCGGCTACCGGCTTTATGTCCAACCGGGGCCGACAGAACGTCGCGAGCTTTTTGACCAAGAACCTGGGCATCCACTGGCACATGGGAGCCGAGTGGTTCGAGTCGCGGCTGATCGATTACGACGTGGCGAGCAACTGGGGCAACTGGAACTACACCGCCGGTGTCGGCAACGACGCGCGCGGCTTTCGCTTCTTCAACATCCTCAAGCAGGCCAGAGACTACGACCCCGACGGCGCCTACGTCAAACACTGGCTGCCGGAACTGGCCGGATTGCCCCCGGCCAGGGTGCACGAGCCCTGGAAATTGCTGCCCGTCGAGCAGAAGCGCTTCGGGGTCAGACTGGGTGTCGACTACCCGCAACCGGTGGTCGATCTGTTCCAATCGGCCGCCGCCAACGAGGCGATTTACAACGCTGCCTGGGAGCACCACCACAGAAAGCGCCGCGGACAACCGCGAAGCCGCACTTGA